A stretch of the Canis lupus familiaris isolate Mischka breed German Shepherd chromosome 37, alternate assembly UU_Cfam_GSD_1.0, whole genome shotgun sequence genome encodes the following:
- the LOC102153091 gene encoding LOW QUALITY PROTEIN: chromobox protein homolog 3-like isoform X1 (The sequence of the model RefSeq protein was modified relative to this genomic sequence to represent the inferred CDS: inserted 2 bases in 1 codon) → MALSKTTLQKMGKTQNGKXKKVEEAELEKFVVEKVLDHCVVNGKVEYFLKWKGFTDADSTWEPEENLDCPELIEAFLNSQKAGKEKDGTNRKSLSDSESDDSKSKKKRDAADKTRGFARSLDPERIIGAMDSSGELMFLMKWKDSDEADSVLAKEANMKCPQIVIAFYEERLTWHSCPKDEAQQLFVLFYIYIYNIYIYISLFFDLLV, encoded by the exons ATGGCCCTCAGTAAAACTACATTGCAAAAAATGGGAAAGacacagaatggaaa aaaaaaagtagaagaggcgGAGCTTGAAAAATTTGTGGTAGAAAAAGTACTGGACCACTGTGTAGTGAATGGGAAGGTGGAGTATTTCCTGAAGTGGAAGGGATTTACAGACGCTGACAGTACTTGGGAACCTGAAGAAAATTTAGATTGTCCAGAGTTAATTGAAGCATTTCTTAATTCCCAAAAAGCTGGTAAAGAAAAAGATGGTACTAACAGAAAATCTTTATCTGACAGTGAATCTGATGATagcaaatcaaagaagaaaagagatgctgCTGATAAAACAAGAGGCTTTGCCAGAAGTCTTGATCCTGAACGAATAATTGGTGCCATGGACAGCAGTGGAGAATTAATGTTTCTCATGAAATGGAAAGATTCAGATGAGGCAGACTCGGTGCTGGCAAAAGAGGCAAATATGAAGTGTCCTCAAATTGTAATTGCGTTTTATGAAGAGAGACTAACTTGGCATTCTTGTCCAAAAGATGAAGCTCAACaattgtttgtgttgttttatatatatatatataatatatatatatatatatctttgttttttgatttgttggtgtga